In Pseudanabaenaceae cyanobacterium SKYG29, the DNA window TCTTTGAACCCCTTGGCTAGTCCCGTTAAATCTCCTAGGTCAGGGGGAGTGGGGAAAGGAATCTTGCCACCAAACTGTTTAGTGTTAGCAGTAACTGTGCCGAGAATAACCACCCGCCGATCGGGATAGGTCGACTTTTGCAAATCCTCTAACAGCAACCGACACAGGAGATAATGCCCCAGATGATTGGTAGCAACCGTGAGTTCATAGCCATCAGCACTGCGCAGGGGTTCCTTGAGGATGGGGTAATAGACGGCAGCATTACACACCAAAGCATCCAGGTTTTTCCCTGTGCTGCGAAAAGCGGTGACAAATTCCCGTACTTTAGCTAAATTCGCCAAATCAAGGGGAAAGATGGAATAATTTCCTTCCACCAATCCCACTTCAGTAGTTACCTTAACAGTTTTTTCTAAATTACGACAGGCAAGCACCACGTGCCAACCTCTGTGAGTCAGTGCCTTAGCCGTATAAAGACCAACCCCAGAAGATGCCCCCGTCACAATTACGGTCGGAGTATATGCCATAGGGAATATTAAAAAAATTACTAACGGCTGATCCTAGCACCCTGGAGTTGGGATTGCGCTGACTGCAAAACTAATTAACTATTCTGCCACGGCGCGGGGAGATAGACCTTTTTCGCCAACCCTACGATCTCCAACAGACGAATTACACCCCAGGTCAAATCAATCTCCCACCAGTGCAACCCCGATCGAGCGGATTTGGGATAGGCATGGTGATTGTTATGCCAACCTTCACCGTAGGTCAGAAGAGCTGCCCACCACAGGTTAGTAGAATGGTCTTCCACATCAGGGAAATTGCGATAGCCCCACTTGTGGCAGGCAGAGTTAATCAGCCAAGTCGTATGCCAGAGGAAAACCGCCCGCACAAACACCCCATAGACCAAAAAGGACAGCCCCAAACCTTGGCTCGCACCGATGCCATAGATTAGCAGTGCCAGGGGGATTTGCAAGAAGACAAAGTACTTTTCTAGAAAGAGGTAATAGGGGTCAGCAGCGATTTCAGGAGCATAGTTGCAGTAGTTCTCCAGCAGAAAATGTTCAGGTCTGGCGCGCAGCACCCAATCCATGTGACTCCACCAGAACCCCCGCTTGGCTGAATAGGGGTCTTTATCGACATCTTCGGTAAAACCGTGATGTTGGCGGTGATTACCAGCCCAGAACACAGGACCACCCTGGAGTGCCAATGCCCCTAAAGTAACAAAAACATACTCTAGCCAACGGGGTACTTGGAAACTACGATGACTGATAAGACGGTGATAGCCCAGACAAATGCCCAGACTACCCAACAGCCAGTGTAAAAATAGCATCATGCCCAATCCCTGCCAGGAAAAATAGAAGGGAGCGGCACAGGCGGCGAGATGAAAAACGCCAAAAAAGATTACGTTCACCCAACTAAATCGAGGGGATACAGTCGCAGTCAATGTCATGGAATTGTAAATAAATGTACAGAGTTTGCACCCCCCTAGACTACCACAAGGCGATTCCCTCTAGGCATTATTTCTACCCTAGGGTAAGTTGTAGACCCGTTCCCGATCGGTCAATTTATCGTAAATAACTAACTTAGCATTAATAAGGTTAGTACTAGTAGCATAGGTAGTAAGCAGTTGTTTAATCCAGCTCAGCAAAGTGTGTAACTCAACTGAATGACTACCCGTTTTTTTCAAGTAAAACCAATTTTCCTGTAGGCTAGGGACTATCTGTACCGATCGGTTTAAGTAGTAACTACACCAAAAAGTAAGATAATCCTCCTTCTTTAGTAAGTTTAGCTCTGCTAGGAGGTGGTAGGGATCATGATCACTTTTGTGGAACTTTAACTGTTGGTTTTGGGGTAACTTTGTCTCAATATCACGGAAAAATTGATAAATTTGTTGCAAGCCGTGACTGATATACTTCCTAGCTAAGTTAGAATTTTGCACCAGTTCCTCCCTGATCTGCTGACGCAGTGCTCGCTTCTCCTCTAGTATATCTCGGTATTCTGCTAATATCCGTTCTGGCGGATTTAACCAATTGCGGATTAAGTCATCAATACTTATGCCTGGCTTAACACTACGGTTTTGCAGTTTTTGTATTTCCAAACTCAAAGCCTCTAACTTGGTTTCGTAGTAAAAAAACTTCCAGCGAAATTCCTCGATCGTTTCCGCATCTAATAGAGGATTACTGAGAAGTTCTGCCACACCATCACTTTTACTAAAAAACTGCAGACGATCGAAGTCTAACGCAGTAGTATCAGGGGACGGACTAGAGGATACAAAGATAGTATCTAGGTCAAGCAATGTGTGCTTAAGGGGTTCAAGGGAAACACATATGTTATCGAATTGCTTGCGAAAATTTTGCGAGTTTGCATGGATTTGAGCGGTTAGGTGCTCCATCTCCATGTAGACTTTACCCAGAAGTACGTCAATTGGTCGCTTGGTCATTTAGGGGTGTGCTCTAGGGTTACCCGTATTTTACTTTGAGTCTTCAGTGGGCACCACTCCCTTTAGCAAACGAACAGTAGAAGCTTAAGCCAATTGATAAAAATCTGCATGGCATCACAATCCGAATTTATCTTGCTCTAAAAGTTTACCTAATTTTGCAATTATTCCAGGGAGGGAGTAAATAGGGGAATAGACTTTGCTAGGGCAGAGATAAAACAGTTTTGTACTTTTACCGATCGGGTCATAGCTAGGATTTTCTCTGTTAAGCTTTGTATTAATATTTAACACTACGGGGTGAAAATCAATACAGTTACGCAAAAGTATGCACCGAGAAAGCGGATAGCCTAATCAATTTAATCTTTTTCTTCTTTCTCTGGTTCTATCTGAGGGCAGCCGATCATGCTACCTACTTCTCTGAGTAACCCTATTGCTTCGTCACGATCGGTAGTGGAATCTACTTCGATCGGTTTCCCTTTGCAAGGTAGGATTTGCACCTTGTAGATAGTGGAGTCTTCATCACGCACAGTGTCAATCCTGACAGATTGAATCTCATTAAAGCTATAAATCCTTCTGAAAAGGGGGATACCTATGCGTAGGTAGCTAACCTGACCAAAATTAGAGTTGATACTCAGCTTCTCTACCCACAAAAAGGCAGCAACAGCAGACACACCAATCACAATAAACAGACCTGGGAATAGAATGCTAAGCAAAAATAAGGGATCAAAGTTTCTTTCCTCAGTCAAAGTAAAAGTTTCCTCCTGAGACTTAAGGAATGTATCTAAGCGAGGTGGTATCTGTGCAGCTAACTCGTATGACATTCTCAGCTTCTCCACACCCCCCACTTTTTGCAACTCTACAAAATAAACCTTGTACTCATCTCCCTCACTATCTC includes these proteins:
- a CDS encoding protochlorophyllide reductase codes for the protein MAYTPTVIVTGASSGVGLYTAKALTHRGWHVVLACRNLEKTVKVTTEVGLVEGNYSIFPLDLANLAKVREFVTAFRSTGKNLDALVCNAAVYYPILKEPLRSADGYELTVATNHLGHYLLCRLLLEDLQKSTYPDRRVVILGTVTANTKQFGGKIPFPTPPDLGDLTGLAKGFKEPISMIDGKPFNSGKAYKDSKLCNIMTMRELHRRYYESTGIAFLSLYPGCVADTALFRHYFPLFRVLFPILQKYITKGYVSQELAGQRVADVVTDPKLRVSGAYWSWGDRQKEGREPFIQELSPEAMDDAKAAKLWELSAKLVGLE
- a CDS encoding fatty acid desaturase is translated as MTLTATVSPRFSWVNVIFFGVFHLAACAAPFYFSWQGLGMMLFLHWLLGSLGICLGYHRLISHRSFQVPRWLEYVFVTLGALALQGGPVFWAGNHRQHHGFTEDVDKDPYSAKRGFWWSHMDWVLRARPEHFLLENYCNYAPEIAADPYYLFLEKYFVFLQIPLALLIYGIGASQGLGLSFLVYGVFVRAVFLWHTTWLINSACHKWGYRNFPDVEDHSTNLWWAALLTYGEGWHNNHHAYPKSARSGLHWWEIDLTWGVIRLLEIVGLAKKVYLPAPWQNS